The genomic segment TAATCAGGTAGCGGCAGCGGGACAGAGGTGACGTGATGCGGCCAGGGACTCCTCACCTTGACGGACGCGAGCCGAACTGCCGGTTCGTGAATCCACCTGTCCCAGCGACTTCACACAGGGTAACCGTGTCCTGAAACCGTCGGAGCTTTCGTACCTCACCGAGGGCGATGACTCGGTTGAAAACACAGCACATTATCGCTCTAATGTGCAGTGCAAATAGAATAGCCTGAATACGCCTGAAAGTACACAATACAAGCCCTCAGTCGACAGTTTCCGGTTTGATAAACTATATATCGCGATATGTTATCGCTCCCCCTCGATCAGGTCAGCAAGCTCCTCAATATGATTTCCAGCTAACCGCGCGAGGGCGTCGTGTTTCTCCCGCTTTGGGACATCTCTCAAGCCCCGGTTTCGGAGCTCTAGATCCAGTTCCGCCAGTGCATCGCCCAACTCATCGAGAGAGGACGGTCGAGCGTATATCGCATCTTGCTTTGTATCGTCAAAGCTGAACGCTGGGCCACCTGATGGCTCTGTCTCGGTGCTCGTTGCTGTCGAGGTAGTTGTCTCGGTTGTGTCGCTCTGGGTAGAGTCAGAGCTTGAATCAGTATCGTCGTTATCCTGCTCATCCAGAGCATCGTTGAGGTCGTCGAAGGCCATCAGCGCTGCACCTCCCCAGCCTCCACGATCTGAGCGAGTTCATCATAACACGTCAGTTGATCACACGTCGAGTCGTGGTCACGCAGCGGGAGTCCTGCATCGTTCGCATTATCGATTGCTCCTCGATGTCGGATTCCTGGGAGAGCACCGTCATAGTCGCCGCTGTCAACAGCATCCCAGTCATCCTCAGAGAGATACGCATAGTTCGGAACATGACGAGCGACTGCATCGCGTGTAGTCAGCTCGCGCAGGAGACGTCGGTCCCGAGTATCCTGGTCGATACGGTCCGAGAGATCTGTTGGTGTAACAGCCAGAATATTCAGGTCGAAGTACTCTCGTGCCTCCATTACGAGCCGCTGAATCGTGTTCGTCAATCCGCTCTCGTAGCCGTTTTCTGGCCGAAGCGGAATGATGATGTTCCCGGTTGCGTACATCGCATTATCGTTGAGTTTCCCTCGGTTCGCTGGACAGTCGATGATGATGTACTCGTAGTCTGAATCGAGGACCTCGTCGACCAGATTTTCTTTCAATCGCGTTGTGCCCATGGTGGCCTCTTTGAGACCCGACTGGACATCCTCCAGCGCGACGTGTGCTGGGAACAGATCCAGGCCATCGACGACGTCAACGGTGTACTGACGTGGATCAGCCCCATCAAGTAGTACCTCGGCCGCGTGGCATCCGTCTTTAGTTAGTCGAGAAACCGCGTGACAGCGACGGCTTATCGAGGCTTCTTTTCGAGAGGAATGAGGAGGCAACGGCTGTGCACACCAAAGCCTCCTCATCGAGAATCATGCGTCGGCTCACTACACTGTTTCCCTCCGAGTTCCTCGAAGAGCACGCCGAGGAACTCGGCGTAGTCGAACGAAACAGAAAGGCGCAGATGCCCGCCCTCGTGTGGTCATTCGTGTTCGGCTTCGCCGCAGGCGAGAGCCGAACACTTGCTGGCTTCCGGCGTAGCTACAACGCCACTGCCGATGAGACGCTCTCTCCCGGCGGATTCCATCAGCGGTTGACGCCAGCTTTTGCGGAGTACCTCCGCGACCTCGTCGAGCACGGCATCGACGAGGTCGCTGTTCCTGACGCTGTTGACATCGATATCGACCGATTCAAAGACGTGATGATCGCCGATGGAACCGTGCTGCGGTTGCATCGGCTTCTCTCAGATGAGTTCGAACCACGGCGAGGGGAGCAGGGTGGAGCGCGGCTCCACCTGCTCCACAACGTCACCGACCAGACAATTAATCGGTTCAGCGTCACTGACGAGAAAACACACGACAGCACCGAGTTTTCCACAGGATCGTGGCTGGAAGACCGGTTGGTGCTGTTCGATCAGGCATACTTCAAGTACCGCCGCTTTGCGCTGATTGACGAGAACGACGGCTACTTCGTGAGTCGGCTGAAACCGAACGCAAACCCGGAGATAACGGCGGAATTGCGGGAATGGCGTGGCGACGCCATTCCCTTGGAAGGGGAGAAGATCCAGAATGTCGTAGACGATCTCTACCGCGAGTACATTGATGTCGAGGTCGAAGCGACGTTTCAGCGACGCGAGTACGCGGGCACGCAATCATACGATAGCAAGACATTCCGTGTCGTCGGCGTCCGTGACGAGGACGCCGACGACTACCATCTCTACATTACGAATCTCCCGAGAGAGGAGTTTCTGCCGGCAGATCTGGCGACGATCTATCGCTGTCGGTGGGAGGTAGAACTGCTGTTTCGTGAGCTGAAGACGCAATATGAACTGGATGAGTTCGACACAAGCAAGACGTATATCGTGGAAATTCTGCTGTACGCGGCGTTGCTGTCGCTGTTAGTGAGCCGTGATCTGTTGGATCTGGTTACCGAGCAAGCCGACGACGAGATCGTGTTTCCGCCGGAACGCTGGGCGGCGACCTTCCGGTCGCACGCCCAGGTTATCCTCCATGAACTCGGTGAGTTTCTCGGCTACTCACCACCGCCACTGCTGGAGCGACTGATCGAAGATGCCCAGAAGATCCATCAGCAACGACCGATCTTACAAGAGACGCTCGCTACCGCTACGCAACCGAGGTGTGAGGCCTAACTAAAGACCAATGTTGTGCGGATTTTGGCGCTCTTCCAGAGCGTTGCCACTCCCAATCGGCGGACCCAGTGAGGACTTGTTGCTCAGTCAGGTGGTATCAATGCCGAGGCGACGATCTCGACACTCTCACCCGCGGTCAGCACGGGTGTGTAGTCCATCTCGCCCTTAACACTCGCTTTCAACAGGAAATCGGTCAGCCGCCAGATGTTGTAGAGCAAAACCGCGAACACGAAGTAGAACAGCCTCATTCTGTAATCCTTCGAGGAGGTCTTTGCAAGGAAGTCGCTCTTGATACTCTTGTACTCGTTTTCGATCTGCCAGCGACGGCTGTACCGCCGACAGAACGACTCGGCTTCCTCTGGGCCGACGCGGAGGTTCGTGGCGAAGACAGTCGTTCCCTCAACACTCGTCGACGGGACGTACAGGAACTGCATCGAGTGACTGCCCGATTCGACGTGAACGGACGCCGATTCAACCGCCACTCCTTGCCCATCGGCATCCATCGTTTCGATGACCTCGCGCTCAGTGCTGTTGATCCGCTTCGGGATGAGATAGTTAACTCCGAGATTCGAGAGCGTCTGGTAGACGTTCTTGGAATCGAACTCACGATCACACAGCACTGTCTCCACAGGGACGTGTTCTTTCGCTCGTTGAACGAGTCGCCGGACGACACGATGAACCTGATTTGGCGGATTCCTGTCCCACGCTGAGCTTTCCCGAACCGGCTCCACAGCGAGCACGAGCGGGATGTTCGCGCCGACAATCGAGAGTGTCGCGAATTTGAATGCCCGCTCTTCTTCCTCCTTCGTCCCACTGACCATCGACATCCCTTCTACGTCGCCGTAGTACGGGATTGTCGTGATGTCGATTGCCGCAGTCACCGGCCGCCGCAACGATGTCTCCGAGGCAATAGCCGAGAGCAATCGGTCGCTGGCCTGATCGAACCCCTCGATAAGCGCTTCCGACTCGAATTGCTTGACTGCCCGCAGATGCGTGTCCCCATGCGGGCCATATTCCTCGCCACGACGATACTGAAACCGTGCGGCACCCTGAGCGGTGCCACAGCGGACCATCCCCATGAACGCCTGGAGTTCGAAGAACTGCGTATCCTCGTAGGAGGCATTCTGCGCTCGACCGGAGTCAAATCCGCCGAAACCGTGCTCCCGTGCGAGGCGTGTCGTCCGGTGAATTTGCTCGTCTGAAAACTCAGCGCCCACAGACTCGTCCTGCTCATCGTCGTCGGCCGACTCCGGGGTTGTGTCGGTAACCTCCTCTTTCGGGCGCACTGCGGTGACTGAGGGACCGTAGTCGTGGATTTCTTTGACCACGTAGTGAGCAGCGACGGTCACGTACTCCCGAACCCCGTCGTCGAATCGGTTCCGCCAAGCGCGAGAGAGTACGGCCTCGTCGGGAACGTGGTCTAGCCCGAATGGTTCAGCGAGTTCCTGGTACGTTTCGAGGGTTCGGTAACTGTCGCCCGTTATTTCCCGGTATATGAACAGCCGGAGCACCCCCTGGAACGAATCTGGTGCTGGGTGCCAGTCTGGATATCGGTCTACTAGCTCATCCGTGAGTAGTGTAACTTCGCTTAGTGAGGTCTGAAGTGACGCTCCCTTGCGCAATGTTTCTACGATTTCGATACCAGTTTTGTACGCGTCCGTCTTTCTGCTGGCTTGGTCCGAGATTAAAACGTTCTCCATGGCGGATCAATTCGAGCAGTAGTGTCTCAATCACACTCCTCGGGATTTCCCAGATGTTCACTGCTCATGGTGAATGAACCTCGGCATTTGTGCCAGTGAATGCATCGTCTTTCGGTTGTAGATTCCCGAGTTGGATCTGCCAGAGTGTCGAGTAGAGACCATCTGCGTCCAGAAGTTCTTCGTGGGTACCCTGTTCAACGAGTTCACCTTCGTCCAGTACGAGGATACGGTCGGCATTGCGGACCGTCGACAGTTGATGCGCAACAGCGAACGTAGTCTTGCCTTCCGTGTGGAGTGTGAGATTCTGCTGAATTGCCGCTTCAGTCTCGTTGTCCACGTGGCTCGTTGCTTCATCAAGAATCAAGATATCGTGATCGTGGAGGAGCGCACGTGCGATGGCGATTCGCTGGCGCTGACCGCCGGATAACTTAACCCCGCGTTCGCCGACCATCGTGTCGTAGCCGTCCTCAAGATCTCGAACGAACGAGTCGGCACCGGCTGCCGATGCCGCTGCACGGATGTCGTCCTTATCGGCTTCTGGCCGACCGTACCCGATGTTCTCGGCCACAGTTCCGTAGAAAATATACGGTTCTTGAGAGACGTATCCGATGGACTTTCGCAACGAACCAAGGGAGATATCCTGAACGTCACGTCCATCGACACGGACCGTGCCGCTGTCCGGGTCGTAGAAGCGCAGCAGGAGTTTCAGGAGCGTCGACTTCCCCGCACCTGTCCGTCCGACGACGCCGACGTACTCGCCCGGTTCGACATCGAACGAGACATCCTCGAGAACTCGCTCGGTATCTTGCTTGGAGTCATTCCCGTAACTGAAGCTGACGTTTTCGTAGTCAATGTCACCCTCGATGTCGTCGCTGGCCGACGATCCGTCCGTGGTCTCTGAGCCGGAATCGGCGTCCATGAGGCCGAATATACGTTCGCCAGCGGCCTGTGCGTACTGATAGCCGTTGATGATCTGGCCCATGCGACGCATCGGATAGATGAATCTCTGTGAGTAATTGAGAAAGAGCACCAGTGTACCGGCAGTGAGTGTCGTCCCTTCGTAGAAGGCCATGGGCGGTGAGCCTGTGACGACCCACCACCCGCCGATGCCGAACACCGAGATGTACCCGGCCGCCGTCATCAGCTGCATCGTCGGGAAGTAGAGAATTCGTGTCGTGATCGCGTTCCACTGTGTATCGAGATATTCAGCCGACGCCTCGGTGACCCGGTTTCGTTCGAACGGTTCCCTGGCGAAGGCTTTGACTGTAGTGATACCACTGACATTATTTTCGAGACGGCTGTTGAGTTTCCCGACACTCTTCCTGACCCTGCGGTATTTCGGACCGATCGACTGGACGAACCAGTGACTAAGAAAGCCAAGGAGTGGGATGGTCAGTACGGGGATGAGCGCGAGCTTCCAATTGATCAACAACATAATCACGCCCATTCCTCCCACACGAACGACGATCACAACGAGATTATTGAGGTGCGTCGTGAGAAATTCCTCGAGCTGATTGACGTCGTTGTTTAGAATACTCATAATGTCACCAGTCTGATGCTCGTCGAAGAACGTCACCGGACGACCTTGTACCGCCTCGTACGTATCGACGCGAAGCGAGTGCTGGACGTGCTGGGCGAAGCTGTTCCACATGTAGCTGTTGAGCCAGCCGAGCGCCGAGTTGAGAGCGTAGACGACAGCCATGATACCCAGCACCAGCAGGAACTGTTCGCCAGTGCTCTCTGGGAGCCACCGCGTGGGGACCAGTGGGAGAGCGAACGGCGTGGTGTCGAAAAACAGTGAATCGATCGCGACCGCCAACACGACGGTCGGTATCAGTTCCATCACCATCCGGAGGACGCTCGCGATCGTTCCGACGACGAATTTCGGAAGTTCCGCCTGACCGTAGGTCGTGAACAGTTTCCAGAAGGGACGAGTGTCCCGATCTCGGACGTTCGAGAGCCCGTCCGCCTCCGAATCCGGCATTCCAGGCTTTGACATTAGACTAACAGTGCTGACAGCATATATAAAAAAGAGTTGGTCTATTCTCGCGTGATTGCCGGTCTAGGGCCAGTCGAACGACAAATATAAGTCGTTGACTAACAGCTATGTTAGTATGGGTGCTCGCGACCAGTCCGGTGATAACCA from the Haloarcula pelagica genome contains:
- a CDS encoding IS4 family transposase — encoded protein: MRRLTTLFPSEFLEEHAEELGVVERNRKAQMPALVWSFVFGFAAGESRTLAGFRRSYNATADETLSPGGFHQRLTPAFAEYLRDLVEHGIDEVAVPDAVDIDIDRFKDVMIADGTVLRLHRLLSDEFEPRRGEQGGARLHLLHNVTDQTINRFSVTDEKTHDSTEFSTGSWLEDRLVLFDQAYFKYRRFALIDENDGYFVSRLKPNANPEITAELREWRGDAIPLEGEKIQNVVDDLYREYIDVEVEATFQRREYAGTQSYDSKTFRVVGVRDEDADDYHLYITNLPREEFLPADLATIYRCRWEVELLFRELKTQYELDEFDTSKTYIVEILLYAALLSLLVSRDLLDLVTEQADDEIVFPPERWAATFRSHAQVILHELGEFLGYSPPPLLERLIEDAQKIHQQRPILQETLATATQPRCEA
- a CDS encoding ABC transporter ATP-binding protein, whose protein sequence is MSKPGMPDSEADGLSNVRDRDTRPFWKLFTTYGQAELPKFVVGTIASVLRMVMELIPTVVLAVAIDSLFFDTTPFALPLVPTRWLPESTGEQFLLVLGIMAVVYALNSALGWLNSYMWNSFAQHVQHSLRVDTYEAVQGRPVTFFDEHQTGDIMSILNNDVNQLEEFLTTHLNNLVVIVVRVGGMGVIMLLINWKLALIPVLTIPLLGFLSHWFVQSIGPKYRRVRKSVGKLNSRLENNVSGITTVKAFAREPFERNRVTEASAEYLDTQWNAITTRILYFPTMQLMTAAGYISVFGIGGWWVVTGSPPMAFYEGTTLTAGTLVLFLNYSQRFIYPMRRMGQIINGYQYAQAAGERIFGLMDADSGSETTDGSSASDDIEGDIDYENVSFSYGNDSKQDTERVLEDVSFDVEPGEYVGVVGRTGAGKSTLLKLLLRFYDPDSGTVRVDGRDVQDISLGSLRKSIGYVSQEPYIFYGTVAENIGYGRPEADKDDIRAAASAAGADSFVRDLEDGYDTMVGERGVKLSGGQRQRIAIARALLHDHDILILDEATSHVDNETEAAIQQNLTLHTEGKTTFAVAHQLSTVRNADRILVLDEGELVEQGTHEELLDADGLYSTLWQIQLGNLQPKDDAFTGTNAEVHSP
- a CDS encoding transposase translates to MENVLISDQASRKTDAYKTGIEIVETLRKGASLQTSLSEVTLLTDELVDRYPDWHPAPDSFQGVLRLFIYREITGDSYRTLETYQELAEPFGLDHVPDEAVLSRAWRNRFDDGVREYVTVAAHYVVKEIHDYGPSVTAVRPKEEVTDTTPESADDDEQDESVGAEFSDEQIHRTTRLAREHGFGGFDSGRAQNASYEDTQFFELQAFMGMVRCGTAQGAARFQYRRGEEYGPHGDTHLRAVKQFESEALIEGFDQASDRLLSAIASETSLRRPVTAAIDITTIPYYGDVEGMSMVSGTKEEEERAFKFATLSIVGANIPLVLAVEPVRESSAWDRNPPNQVHRVVRRLVQRAKEHVPVETVLCDREFDSKNVYQTLSNLGVNYLIPKRINSTEREVIETMDADGQGVAVESASVHVESGSHSMQFLYVPSTSVEGTTVFATNLRVGPEEAESFCRRYSRRWQIENEYKSIKSDFLAKTSSKDYRMRLFYFVFAVLLYNIWRLTDFLLKASVKGEMDYTPVLTAGESVEIVASALIPPD
- a CDS encoding ParA family protein, with the protein product MRRLWCAQPLPPHSSRKEASISRRCHAVSRLTKDGCHAAEVLLDGADPRQYTVDVVDGLDLFPAHVALEDVQSGLKEATMGTTRLKENLVDEVLDSDYEYIIIDCPANRGKLNDNAMYATGNIIIPLRPENGYESGLTNTIQRLVMEAREYFDLNILAVTPTDLSDRIDQDTRDRRLLRELTTRDAVARHVPNYAYLSEDDWDAVDSGDYDGALPGIRHRGAIDNANDAGLPLRDHDSTCDQLTCYDELAQIVEAGEVQR